A single region of the Changchengzhania lutea genome encodes:
- a CDS encoding HYC_CC_PP family protein yields the protein MKKTFYKISSFLMALLVMLSTVSFTIESHYCGDILVDASFFGTVETCGMDSLQAKSTKDTLERKHCCNNEQITINGQNELSVSFNNLTNDQQIFVASFVYAYINLFEGLENKASSFSEYPPPLIVKNIYKLDETYLI from the coding sequence ATGAAGAAGACTTTTTATAAAATATCATCCTTTTTAATGGCATTATTAGTAATGCTCTCAACGGTGTCTTTCACAATCGAAAGTCATTATTGTGGTGATATTTTAGTTGATGCTTCGTTCTTCGGTACAGTTGAAACTTGTGGTATGGATTCACTACAAGCTAAATCTACAAAAGATACTCTTGAAAGAAAGCATTGCTGTAATAATGAGCAAATTACCATAAATGGTCAAAATGAGTTAAGCGTTTCGTTTAATAACCTGACAAATGATCAGCAAATTTTTGTTGCATCATTTGTATATGCTTATATTAACCTTTTTGAAGGTCTGGAAAACAAAGCATCCTCATTTTCAGAATACCCTCCACCACTTATTGTCAAGAATATCTACAAGCTTGATGAGACTTATTTAATTTGA
- a CDS encoding efflux RND transporter permease subunit, producing the protein MLNKTIRYFLENKLITFILLAAFIVGGFITAPFNWETSLIERNPVPVDAIPDIGENQQIVFTEWMGQSPQDIEDQITYPLTTSLLGIPGVKTIRSNSIFGLSSIYIIFNEDVDFYWSRTRILEKLNSLPPGTVPNEVTPALGPDATALGQVYWYTLEGRDPKTGKATGGWDPQELRTIQDFYVRYYLTAASGVSEVASIGGFLKEYQVEIDPDAMKANNVDVGMIMNAVKNSNLDIGARTLEFNKVEYLVRGLGYIKNLSDLEESVVAVKDNVPIRLKDVAKIQFGPAGRRGGLDKSGVEAVGGVVVARYGANPQAVIQNLKDKIEEVAPGLPSKTLADGTVSKVTIVPFYDRSGLIQETIGTLELALSHEILISILVVIVLVLNLRASVLISSILPVGVLMTFILMKYFGVDANIVALSGIAIAIGVMIDVGIVFTENIVRHLEMPENEGVRGKKLAQVIYVATVEVASAVITALATTVVSFLPVFAMQAAEGKLFRPLAWTKTFALISALFIGIMFIPALAKILFSIRIDTKRTSRIFNAILISFGFVFLIAYGSIIAIALIAIGINNLLTQVPEKTFLKGKLKLPYSEKIANYINIAIAIVILVYFLTIEWMPLGVSNSTFVNFIFVILVISLVLGTLMAIVHFYKSILTWCLDNKWKFLMIPIFVVFFGVTIWLGFGKVLGFMPEFTKNNVVWEKLDKNFPGLGKEFMPALNEGSFLLMPTTMPHSSITENMEVIASIDKHVMSIPEIGSAVGKWGRVNSALDPAPTSMYENTINYIPEYILDEDGHRERFKVNKHDAFVLKDGTTYTYGTDEFRKITEEELIQDDDGENFRQWREHIEKPDDIWNEIVKHAKFPGLTSAPKLQPIQTRLIMLATGMRAPMGIKVFGPTLEAIEKVGFELENILKEVPSVNPPTVFADRVVGKPYLEIKLNRQAMSRYGLTIKDMQMQLSVAIGGKQLSTTVEGRERFPVRVRYAREFRDNPDDIKKILIPTPAGVQVELGELASLEYVRGPQVIKSEDTFLTGYVIFDMKDGYAETNVVEDAQALIKKKIDSGEFKLPDGVTYRFTGNYENQVRASKRLLIVVPISLIVILLILYFQFKSMVPSLMVFSGIFVAFAGGFIMIWLYGQGWFLNFDAFGVHMRDLFQLHTINLSVAVWVGFIALFGIATDDGVIMGTYLTQVFDKRHPDTVKDIRASVIVAGSKRVRPAMMTAATAIIALIPVLTATGKGSDVVIPMAIPTFGGMLLQVMTMFVVPVLYSMWKEKGLKKQLKLSNA; encoded by the coding sequence ATGTTAAATAAAACTATCCGTTATTTTCTTGAAAATAAGTTGATAACATTTATATTACTCGCCGCATTTATTGTTGGAGGATTTATTACAGCACCTTTTAACTGGGAAACCTCGTTAATAGAGCGAAATCCAGTACCTGTTGATGCGATTCCTGATATTGGCGAAAACCAACAAATTGTATTTACCGAGTGGATGGGCCAATCTCCCCAAGATATTGAAGATCAAATAACCTATCCATTAACGACCTCTTTACTAGGAATTCCAGGTGTAAAAACTATACGAAGTAATTCCATTTTCGGGCTATCCAGTATTTACATCATTTTTAATGAAGATGTAGATTTCTACTGGAGCAGGACACGAATACTTGAAAAACTAAATTCATTGCCACCTGGTACAGTTCCTAATGAAGTGACTCCAGCCCTTGGCCCTGATGCAACGGCCTTGGGTCAAGTGTATTGGTACACCTTAGAGGGAAGAGACCCTAAAACAGGTAAAGCAACAGGAGGTTGGGATCCTCAAGAATTAAGAACTATTCAGGATTTTTATGTACGTTATTATTTAACTGCTGCATCTGGAGTTTCAGAAGTTGCTTCCATTGGGGGCTTTTTAAAGGAATATCAGGTTGAAATTGATCCTGATGCCATGAAAGCCAATAATGTAGATGTTGGTATGATCATGAACGCTGTAAAAAACAGTAATCTTGATATTGGTGCCCGAACTTTAGAGTTTAATAAAGTTGAGTATTTAGTACGAGGCTTAGGATATATTAAAAATTTATCTGATTTAGAAGAAAGTGTCGTTGCGGTAAAGGATAATGTGCCCATACGACTAAAAGATGTCGCTAAAATACAATTTGGACCAGCGGGTCGTAGAGGAGGTCTCGACAAAAGTGGTGTGGAGGCTGTTGGAGGTGTTGTTGTAGCACGTTATGGCGCCAACCCGCAAGCGGTGATCCAAAACCTGAAAGATAAAATTGAAGAAGTTGCCCCGGGCCTGCCTTCTAAGACCCTGGCCGATGGAACAGTTTCTAAGGTGACCATAGTGCCTTTCTATGACCGTTCAGGTCTAATTCAGGAAACCATAGGGACTCTCGAACTAGCACTTTCCCACGAAATACTGATTAGTATTTTAGTGGTAATCGTATTGGTTCTTAATCTTAGGGCCTCCGTATTAATTTCAAGTATATTGCCCGTTGGCGTATTGATGACCTTTATATTAATGAAATATTTTGGTGTAGACGCCAATATTGTAGCCCTTTCGGGTATTGCCATTGCTATTGGGGTCATGATTGATGTGGGGATAGTTTTTACCGAAAATATAGTGAGGCATTTGGAAATGCCCGAAAATGAAGGCGTAAGAGGTAAAAAATTGGCGCAGGTCATTTATGTTGCCACGGTGGAGGTGGCATCGGCCGTAATTACTGCTCTTGCTACCACAGTCGTGAGTTTCTTACCTGTTTTTGCCATGCAGGCCGCCGAAGGTAAATTGTTTAGACCTTTGGCGTGGACCAAAACGTTTGCGTTGATTTCAGCACTGTTCATTGGAATTATGTTTATTCCTGCCTTGGCAAAAATTTTGTTTTCCATTAGAATTGATACAAAGAGAACGAGCCGAATATTTAATGCAATCTTGATCAGTTTTGGATTTGTTTTCCTAATCGCTTATGGAAGCATTATTGCCATAGCCCTAATTGCTATTGGGATAAATAATTTGCTTACGCAAGTGCCAGAAAAAACATTTTTAAAAGGAAAATTAAAGCTTCCTTATTCCGAAAAAATAGCCAATTATATCAATATAGCTATCGCAATTGTAATTTTAGTCTACTTTCTGACTATAGAATGGATGCCTTTGGGAGTATCAAACTCCACATTTGTCAACTTTATTTTTGTGATATTAGTAATAAGTTTGGTTTTGGGGACATTAATGGCCATAGTGCATTTTTACAAAAGCATCTTAACCTGGTGTTTGGATAATAAATGGAAATTTTTAATGATCCCTATTTTCGTGGTTTTCTTTGGTGTAACCATTTGGTTAGGGTTTGGCAAAGTCCTTGGTTTTATGCCGGAATTCACTAAAAACAATGTGGTTTGGGAAAAATTGGACAAAAACTTCCCCGGGTTGGGTAAAGAGTTTATGCCAGCCTTGAATGAAGGGTCTTTCTTATTGATGCCAACTACCATGCCCCATTCAAGTATTACCGAGAATATGGAAGTTATTGCAAGTATTGATAAACACGTCATGAGCATACCTGAAATCGGGTCTGCGGTAGGTAAATGGGGACGTGTGAACTCAGCCTTGGATCCTGCACCTACATCCATGTATGAAAACACCATAAATTACATTCCAGAATATATTTTGGACGAAGATGGGCACAGAGAGCGTTTTAAAGTCAATAAACACGACGCTTTTGTTTTAAAAGATGGTACCACCTATACATATGGTACTGACGAGTTTCGTAAAATAACGGAAGAAGAACTTATTCAAGATGATGACGGTGAAAACTTCAGGCAATGGCGCGAACACATCGAGAAACCAGATGATATTTGGAATGAAATTGTTAAACACGCCAAATTCCCAGGATTGACTTCTGCACCAAAGCTACAACCAATACAGACACGATTAATCATGTTGGCCACGGGAATGCGTGCTCCCATGGGCATAAAAGTATTTGGTCCAACATTGGAAGCGATTGAAAAAGTTGGGTTTGAACTGGAGAATATTTTAAAAGAAGTCCCTAGTGTTAATCCCCCAACGGTGTTTGCGGATAGGGTAGTAGGTAAACCTTATTTAGAGATAAAACTAAACCGACAAGCCATGTCGCGATATGGATTGACCATTAAGGACATGCAAATGCAATTGTCGGTAGCCATTGGTGGTAAGCAACTCTCAACAACCGTAGAAGGCAGGGAACGATTTCCTGTTCGTGTGCGTTATGCTAGGGAATTTAGGGATAATCCAGATGATATTAAAAAGATATTGATACCAACGCCTGCGGGTGTTCAAGTTGAATTAGGTGAGTTGGCCTCATTAGAATATGTTAGAGGACCACAAGTGATCAAGAGTGAAGATACCTTTTTAACGGGTTATGTTATTTTCGACATGAAAGATGGCTATGCCGAAACCAATGTAGTTGAGGACGCTCAGGCACTTATCAAGAAAAAAATTGATTCAGGGGAATTTAAATTACCAGATGGCGTGACGTACCGTTTTACGGGAAATTACGAAAATCAAGTTAGGGCATCAAAACGTTTATTGATTGTTGTCCCTATTTCATTAATTGTAATCCTATTAATTCTATATTTTCAGTTTAAATCTATGGTGCCCTCACTTATGGTATTCTCAGGAATATTTGTGGCCTTTGCCGGTGGTTTTATTATGATTTGGTTATATGGACAAGGTTGGTTTTTGAACTTTGACGCATTTGGGGTGCACATGCGTGATTTGTTTCAGCTGCATACCATAAACTTAAGTGTCGCCGTTTGGGTAGGATTTATAGCACTATTTGGTATTGCTACGGATGACGGGGTGATTATGGGAACTTATCTGACCCAGGTATTTGATAAGAGACATCCAGATACGGTCAAAGATATACGGGCTTCGGTAATTGTGGCAGGGTCCAAAAGGGTTCGCCCTGCAATGATGACCGCAGCGACGGCCATTATCGCTTTAATCCCTGTACTTACAGCTACTGGTAAAGGTTCCGACGTGGTTATCCCCATGGCCATCCCCACCTTTGGGGGGATGTTGCTACAGGTCATGACCATGTTTGTGGTTCCTGTACTTTACAGTATGTGGAAGGAGAAAGGATTAAAAAAACAATTAAAATTAAGTAATGCTTAA
- a CDS encoding TolC family protein: MLKFIKMTANTKKYLFLSLVVLFTTSIFSQENLNNYLEIAANNNPALKAKFNDYMAAMEKVPQVGTLPDPTFAFGYFIQPVETRVGPQRANFNLMQSFPWFGLLSAKEDVATEMAKAVYEDFENTKSNIFFEVKAAYYNYYFIEKAIEITKENIEILEVFKRLSLVKIEAGKASIVDELRVELELNDLENQLELFLDTKDVLRIKFNNLLSRDDMSEILVPEVLWQEEIPLEQLDMLDEIYASNHQIKSIEHKLNAFLNQEIVANKEGLPKFNVGVNYTIVGNNPNSTASDNGKDAFLFPSVGVTIPIYRRKYKALIKEAQYRQKAEISRKEDKKNTLSSVYENTLKDFNDGDRRIALNLRQSKIAKKVLDILIVSYSTNAKDFEEVLRIERQLLKYELEHQKALTDKNAAAAFMDYLIGK, from the coding sequence ATGCTTAAATTTATAAAGATGACAGCGAATACTAAAAAATATCTTTTCTTGAGTCTAGTTGTACTGTTTACAACAAGTATTTTCAGTCAAGAAAATTTGAATAACTATTTGGAAATAGCAGCCAATAATAACCCTGCTTTAAAGGCAAAGTTTAATGATTATATGGCTGCTATGGAAAAAGTACCTCAGGTAGGTACTTTACCCGACCCCACTTTTGCTTTTGGGTATTTTATCCAACCTGTAGAGACAAGGGTTGGTCCACAAAGGGCAAACTTTAATTTAATGCAAAGCTTTCCGTGGTTTGGCCTGTTAAGCGCTAAAGAGGATGTTGCGACCGAAATGGCAAAAGCCGTGTACGAGGATTTTGAAAACACAAAATCCAATATCTTCTTTGAAGTAAAAGCAGCCTATTACAACTATTATTTTATTGAAAAGGCCATAGAAATTACTAAAGAGAATATTGAAATACTCGAAGTTTTTAAACGCCTGTCTTTAGTGAAGATTGAAGCGGGAAAAGCCTCTATTGTAGATGAATTGCGTGTTGAATTGGAGTTGAATGATCTAGAAAACCAATTAGAACTGTTTTTGGATACAAAAGATGTTTTGCGGATAAAGTTCAACAACTTATTGAGCAGGGATGATATGTCTGAAATACTGGTTCCAGAAGTATTGTGGCAAGAAGAAATTCCTTTGGAACAGTTGGATATGCTCGACGAAATATATGCCTCAAACCATCAAATAAAGAGCATAGAGCATAAGTTGAACGCTTTTTTAAATCAGGAAATTGTAGCCAATAAAGAAGGACTGCCAAAGTTCAATGTTGGTGTGAACTACACCATAGTAGGAAACAACCCTAATTCAACAGCATCAGATAATGGTAAAGACGCGTTCTTGTTTCCATCTGTAGGGGTTACCATTCCTATATATCGCAGGAAATATAAAGCTTTAATAAAAGAAGCACAATACAGACAAAAAGCAGAAATATCCAGAAAAGAAGACAAAAAGAACACCTTGAGTTCGGTTTATGAAAACACGCTTAAAGACTTTAACGATGGCGACAGACGGATTGCTTTAAATTTAAGACAATCTAAAATCGCAAAAAAAGTATTGGATATATTAATTGTTTCGTACTCTACAAACGCTAAAGACTTTGAAGAAGTATTGCGCATAGAACGCCAATTACTTAAATATGAGTTAGAACATCAAAAAGCATTAACCGATAAAAATGCCGCAGCAGCATTTATGGATTATTTAATAGGAAAATAA
- a CDS encoding efflux RND transporter periplasmic adaptor subunit — translation MKKYKKYIIAAGILILGIILGNVFSGGDSETTHTEGEHEYVQDPETQLWTCSMHPQIKMEKPGNCPICGMELIPLEASSDSSENIAANEIVMNEEAYQLANIQTTVVEKASANKEIRLLGRVKPDERRLYSQVSHIPGRIERLYVNFTGEKVYNGQKIVRIYSPELISAQKELFEAIKSKDVYPQLYTASRNKLKLWKLTDKQIEAIEASGSVQEQIDILSDHSGYVMSRNVEVGDYIKAGGNLFDIANLSSVWVMFEAYEADIPWIHINDKVSFNIQAIPGKDFEGKITYVDPFVSSNTRVAKVRVEVKNPSNKLLPEMYASGIIQAKMKGMENTIVIPKSAVLWTGKRAVVYVKVPHEKTISFVYREVTLGQDMGQFYSIQEGLEEGEIVATNGVFRIDASAQLLGQKSMMNPEGGKVNLGGHAGMDMGDDTKSGNEDHSNMDKEDSKKGNDTDHTDMNQRIPTTDAFKSQLEQVFNAYIKLKDALVGDDSSPASTFAEMVLSAMKKVDMKQLSNNEAHNHWMTISKEVTGSATFISEISDIEKQRGHFKHLSAHLSKGVKLFGVNQKVYEQFCPMADNNKGAYWLSLNEPIKNPYYGSKMLTCGDTKTVIIK, via the coding sequence ATGAAAAAATACAAAAAATATATCATAGCAGCCGGTATTCTAATACTCGGAATTATTTTAGGAAACGTGTTTTCAGGTGGGGACTCAGAAACGACGCATACCGAGGGCGAACACGAATATGTTCAAGATCCCGAAACACAATTATGGACTTGCTCCATGCATCCACAAATAAAGATGGAAAAACCCGGAAATTGCCCAATTTGTGGTATGGAACTTATTCCGTTGGAAGCGTCCAGTGATTCTTCAGAAAACATTGCAGCCAATGAAATTGTAATGAACGAAGAAGCTTATCAATTGGCAAATATACAGACTACAGTAGTCGAAAAGGCAAGTGCCAATAAAGAGATACGGTTGTTGGGTCGCGTAAAACCTGATGAACGTAGATTGTATTCCCAAGTGTCACATATACCTGGTCGTATAGAACGTTTGTACGTTAATTTTACTGGTGAAAAAGTGTATAATGGTCAAAAAATAGTACGTATCTATTCACCGGAATTAATCTCAGCCCAAAAAGAACTTTTCGAGGCCATTAAGTCTAAAGATGTTTATCCACAGTTATATACCGCATCGCGTAATAAATTAAAGCTTTGGAAACTGACAGACAAACAAATTGAGGCTATTGAGGCTTCAGGAAGCGTTCAAGAACAGATTGATATTTTATCCGATCATTCAGGTTATGTAATGAGTAGAAATGTAGAGGTGGGAGATTATATTAAGGCTGGTGGCAATTTGTTTGATATTGCCAATTTAAGTTCAGTTTGGGTCATGTTTGAGGCCTATGAGGCAGATATCCCTTGGATACACATTAACGACAAGGTAAGCTTTAATATACAGGCTATTCCTGGAAAGGACTTTGAAGGTAAAATTACCTATGTGGATCCTTTTGTGTCCTCTAATACTAGGGTTGCCAAAGTACGTGTAGAGGTAAAAAATCCATCAAACAAGCTTTTGCCGGAAATGTATGCAAGTGGCATTATTCAGGCAAAAATGAAAGGGATGGAGAATACCATTGTCATCCCAAAATCGGCTGTACTATGGACAGGAAAGCGAGCGGTTGTTTATGTAAAGGTTCCACACGAAAAGACCATCTCCTTTGTGTACAGAGAAGTTACTCTGGGACAAGATATGGGGCAATTTTATAGTATTCAGGAAGGCTTGGAAGAAGGTGAGATTGTTGCCACTAACGGTGTGTTCAGGATTGATGCCTCTGCGCAATTATTGGGCCAAAAAAGCATGATGAACCCCGAGGGCGGAAAAGTTAATTTAGGAGGTCATGCCGGTATGGATATGGGAGATGACACAAAATCTGGTAACGAAGATCATTCAAATATGGACAAGGAGGACTCTAAAAAGGGAAATGATACCGACCATACAGATATGAATCAGCGCATTCCTACAACCGATGCTTTTAAAAGCCAGTTAGAGCAAGTGTTTAACGCCTATATTAAGTTAAAGGACGCCTTAGTAGGCGATGATAGCAGTCCGGCAAGTACTTTCGCTGAAATGGTATTGAGCGCCATGAAAAAAGTAGATATGAAACAATTGTCCAATAATGAAGCACATAACCACTGGATGACCATATCTAAAGAAGTTACAGGGTCTGCGACCTTCATTTCAGAAATTTCGGATATAGAAAAACAGCGTGGTCACTTTAAGCATCTGTCTGCACATTTATCCAAAGGCGTTAAACTTTTTGGGGTAAACCAAAAAGTTTACGAGCAATTTTGCCCAATGGCAGACAACAATAAAGGGGCATATTGGCTAAGCCTTAATGAACCAATAAAGAACCCTTATTATGGGAGTAAAATGTTGACCTGTGGAGACACAAAAACAGTAATTATAAAATAA
- a CDS encoding DUF3347 domain-containing protein, whose amino-acid sequence MKKLKFKVIVIMALIMGMSSVIYAQHDHSKMNMKQDNHGMMDHNNNSNMVKLNDKNLTKAYMHYTMINEALVEAKSEKVQKASKMLVGVLKKYGKAADAQKVAEDMASKSNIMDQRIVFSKLTAAFEPLLKDNVTEGEIFKNFCPMANNGGSYWFSNSNKIANPYMGKAMATCGSVKETFKSI is encoded by the coding sequence ATGAAAAAATTAAAATTTAAAGTAATAGTAATAATGGCCTTAATAATGGGCATGTCAAGTGTCATTTATGCACAACACGATCATAGTAAGATGAACATGAAACAGGACAATCATGGTATGATGGATCACAACAACAACAGCAATATGGTAAAGTTAAACGATAAAAACCTAACCAAAGCATACATGCATTATACCATGATAAATGAAGCATTGGTTGAAGCTAAATCTGAAAAGGTACAAAAAGCCTCAAAAATGCTTGTTGGGGTTTTAAAGAAATACGGTAAAGCAGCTGATGCGCAAAAAGTAGCTGAAGACATGGCTTCAAAGTCCAATATTATGGATCAGCGTATTGTATTTTCTAAACTTACCGCAGCATTTGAACCTTTGTTAAAGGATAATGTAACCGAAGGTGAAATTTTTAAGAACTTTTGTCCTATGGCAAACAATGGTGGCTCATACTGGTTTTCAAATTCCAACAAAATTGCAAATCCTTACATGGGTAAGGCTATGGCAACTTGCGGCAGTGTTAAAGAGACGTTTAAGTCTATCTAG
- a CDS encoding multicopper oxidase domain-containing protein has protein sequence MNSLKHLIILLLIPLSSVFGQSVEGNVDNLPVKEYTITLREEMVNKAGKEVKGMTINGSIPGPTLEFTEGEYAVIYVKNELSVESSIHWHGLLLPNFYDGVPYLTTPPIEPGHTQKYEFALKQSGTYWYHSHTMLQEQSGVYGSFVIKPKEKSLEYDKELVLMISDWTNEKPMDVLRTLKRGTEWYNIKKGTATPLNQVIARGAFGAQLDFWRQRMEGADIADIYYPAFLINGEEKIEYPQFKPGEKVRLRIIDGGASTSFWMTFGGEDPLLVSADGLDVVPVKRNKTFIGIAETYDFIVTIPQEGKIEFRATAQDGSGQASVYLGNGKILPALDVPRPDKIGMMQKMAKMKMKMGAHALKFQSGKDERFEMKEEYGMQMDDMKGMNMDGKMNPPAGRAAMEHSNMKKDKMANDIKMDSTMAHKDHSKMKDGKMKMDEPEKSKMMDINGTDSNAVQGMDMFSEYNYDYLRSPEKTTYAPDAPVTEILLNLTGNMNRYIWSMNGVPLSETDKIKIKGDQVTRIKLNNLTMMHHPMHLHGHFFRVINKNGEYSPLKHTVNVPPMQEVTIEFYGDEYGDWFFHCHILYHMMGGMARVISYDTPRDERMKEFPVSKLIKETDLWYSWGMVDAASHMTGAILTTSNIRNQFTLLAEYGWNENIETEFTYERYLHDYLRVFGGVNLENEMEDSLDEITTTAIAGVRFLTPYLFNLDVRMDSKLRPQISLAREIMIFPRLAIFGEYEFQADFGWVDDLPTGENLKEEITWNAGMEYFLSKNFSLMGSYDNRFGAGGGLSVRF, from the coding sequence ATGAATAGCTTAAAACATTTAATAATCTTATTGTTAATACCCTTGAGTTCTGTTTTTGGCCAATCTGTTGAAGGTAATGTAGATAACTTGCCTGTAAAGGAATACACCATAACCCTTCGAGAGGAAATGGTCAACAAAGCTGGAAAAGAGGTCAAGGGTATGACCATAAACGGTAGTATTCCCGGACCAACTTTAGAATTCACTGAAGGCGAATACGCAGTAATTTATGTTAAAAATGAATTGAGTGTTGAATCCTCAATCCATTGGCACGGACTTTTACTACCTAACTTCTACGATGGTGTTCCCTATTTGACAACACCTCCTATAGAACCTGGACATACACAAAAATATGAGTTTGCTTTAAAACAATCTGGAACCTATTGGTATCACTCACATACCATGCTTCAAGAGCAAAGCGGTGTGTATGGTTCATTTGTAATAAAGCCAAAAGAAAAATCTTTGGAGTATGACAAGGAATTGGTGTTGATGATTTCAGATTGGACCAATGAAAAGCCAATGGACGTACTTCGAACCTTAAAAAGAGGAACGGAATGGTACAACATTAAAAAAGGAACAGCCACTCCTTTAAATCAAGTGATTGCAAGAGGTGCATTTGGTGCTCAATTGGATTTTTGGAGACAACGTATGGAAGGAGCAGATATAGCAGATATATACTATCCAGCCTTTTTAATTAACGGTGAAGAAAAAATTGAATATCCTCAATTCAAGCCCGGAGAAAAAGTGCGATTGCGGATTATAGACGGTGGGGCTTCTACCTCATTTTGGATGACTTTTGGAGGGGAGGATCCGTTATTGGTCTCTGCTGATGGTCTTGACGTCGTTCCTGTAAAAAGGAACAAAACCTTTATTGGTATTGCAGAAACCTACGATTTTATCGTAACAATCCCTCAAGAAGGAAAAATAGAATTTAGAGCTACTGCCCAAGATGGTTCCGGGCAGGCATCGGTGTATTTAGGAAACGGAAAAATTCTTCCTGCCCTTGATGTGCCCAGACCAGATAAGATTGGAATGATGCAAAAAATGGCCAAGATGAAAATGAAAATGGGTGCCCACGCCCTTAAATTCCAATCTGGTAAAGACGAGCGTTTTGAAATGAAAGAGGAATATGGAATGCAGATGGACGATATGAAAGGGATGAATATGGACGGTAAGATGAACCCGCCTGCCGGACGGGCAGCAATGGAACATTCCAATATGAAGAAAGACAAAATGGCGAATGATATAAAAATGGATTCTACTATGGCACATAAGGATCATTCCAAAATGAAAGATGGTAAAATGAAGATGGACGAACCTGAAAAATCCAAAATGATGGATATAAATGGAACCGACTCAAACGCAGTGCAGGGAATGGATATGTTTTCAGAATATAATTACGACTATTTAAGATCCCCAGAAAAAACAACCTATGCACCAGATGCTCCCGTAACTGAGATTTTATTGAACCTTACAGGTAATATGAACCGGTATATATGGAGTATGAACGGTGTCCCTCTATCTGAAACCGATAAAATAAAGATAAAAGGAGATCAGGTTACCCGAATTAAATTGAATAACCTCACCATGATGCACCACCCCATGCATTTACACGGTCACTTTTTTAGAGTCATTAATAAAAATGGGGAATACTCACCTTTAAAACATACCGTGAATGTCCCGCCAATGCAAGAAGTAACTATTGAATTTTATGGAGATGAATATGGTGACTGGTTTTTCCATTGCCATATTTTATATCATATGATGGGTGGTATGGCCAGGGTAATCAGCTATGATACACCTCGGGACGAACGTATGAAAGAATTTCCCGTTTCAAAATTGATTAAAGAAACAGATCTATGGTATTCTTGGGGAATGGTTGATGCGGCTTCCCATATGACAGGTGCCATATTAACGACCTCCAATATTCGCAATCAGTTTACACTTTTAGCAGAATATGGATGGAACGAAAATATTGAAACGGAGTTTACTTATGAACGTTATCTCCACGATTATCTACGCGTTTTTGGAGGGGTAAATCTTGAAAATGAAATGGAAGATAGCCTGGATGAGATCACTACAACCGCTATAGCCGGAGTACGATTTTTAACACCCTATCTATTCAATCTGGATGTTCGAATGGATAGTAAGCTTCGCCCACAAATAAGTTTGGCACGGGAAATTATGATTTTCCCAAGATTGGCCATTTTTGGGGAGTACGAATTCCAGGCCGATTTTGGTTGGGTGGACGATTTGCCTACTGGCGAAAACCTTAAGGAAGAGATAACCTGGAACGCAGGTATGGAATATTTTCTAAGTAAAAATTTCTCTTTAATGGGAAGCTATGACAACCGCTTTGGTGCTGGCGGTGGGCTTTCTGTGAGATTTTAA
- a CDS encoding SHOCT domain-containing protein — MGNCFGSPCSGNIDVFWEEWEYVKKKQDPMGILDERFSKGEISKGEISKEEYEERKQSINLKK; from the coding sequence GTGGGTAATTGTTTTGGTAGTCCTTGTTCTGGGAATATTGATGTATTCTGGGAAGAATGGGAATATGTTAAAAAGAAACAGGACCCTATGGGTATTTTGGACGAACGTTTCTCCAAAGGAGAAATATCCAAAGGAGAAATATCCAAAGAAGAATATGAAGAAAGAAAACAGAGTATTAACTTAAAAAAATAA
- a CDS encoding DUF302 domain-containing protein, protein MKYYFNKTINGTFEEAIDKVTKELKEEGFGILTEIDVQETLKKKLDVNFKKYRILGACNPPFAHKALLAEDKIGTMLPCNVIVQEIDNGIIEVAAVNPMASMQAVQNQKLNKIANEITAMLENVIEKL, encoded by the coding sequence ATGAAATATTATTTTAACAAAACTATCAATGGAACTTTTGAAGAGGCAATCGATAAAGTAACAAAAGAATTAAAAGAAGAAGGCTTTGGAATCCTAACAGAAATAGATGTACAGGAAACCTTGAAGAAAAAACTAGATGTAAATTTTAAAAAGTATAGAATACTTGGAGCGTGCAATCCGCCTTTTGCACATAAAGCATTACTGGCTGAAGACAAAATTGGAACGATGCTGCCTTGTAATGTTATAGTACAGGAAATTGATAATGGTATTATCGAAGTCGCTGCAGTAAATCCGATGGCATCGATGCAAGCTGTACAAAACCAAAAACTTAACAAGATTGCCAATGAAATAACAGCAATGCTTGAAAATGTAATAGAAAAGCTTTAA